Below is a genomic region from Dehalococcoidales bacterium.
CGATATCAGCGGGATGGAGATACTGGAACTGGCCAAGATGAAAAACCCCGAAGCAATTGTGATTATGATGACCGGCTATGCCAGTGTGGAGACGGCAATAAATGCGGTAAATGATGGCGCTTATGCCTATTTTATTAAGCCCATCAACCCGGATGAGATGAAGACCGCTATCGCTAACGCCCTGAAGCAACAAAGACTGGCATTGGAGAATAAGGGACTGGT
It encodes:
- a CDS encoding response regulator, encoding MPADTTVMVVEDDIGTRITLCGILEDAGYSVIELKRGTDALEMIRGCPFEAVITDIRLPDISGMEILELAKMKNPEAIVIMMTGYASVETAINAVNDGAYAYFIKPINPDEMKTAIANALKQQRLALENKGLV